The following are encoded in a window of Brettanomyces bruxellensis chromosome 9, complete sequence genomic DNA:
- a CDS encoding uncharacterized protein (BUSCO:EOG09262H50), which produces MSFTSFKTKIEEGDFVMAYLSRTHIKPIIVKKGEKLNTRFGTFPHDSMIGLPYGSQLMTPKGRGFIYLLHPTPELWTMSLPHRTQIVYTPDSSYIVQRMSVIPGSRVIEAGTGSGSFTHAFVRTIAPTGKLFTYEFHKERYEQAVSEFKEHKLQEYLICTNRDVCADGFDIDGTRIDAEAVFLDLPSPWEAIPHLKSVITHETEARICCFSPCVEQVLKTVTALQENGWTKIEMTEVSSLLWESRKVMIRELDDAIERLKDVKKRQLEGIEYMKQMAVKYGSNKQAKVHKPRSKNRDRGFNPFGKGFHIIEGDENYKWFDVSKEQKEIKTHTSYLTFAIHVPQLVVNDENIEKQETDTEKADKL; this is translated from the coding sequence ATGTCATTTACAAGttttaaaacaaaaattgaggaGGGGGACTTTGTCATGGCTTATCTAAGTCGAACACATATTAAACCAATCATAgtgaaaaaaggagaaaagcTGAATACAAGGTTTGGAACTTTTCCACATGATTCAATGATCGGCTTACCTTATGGATCACAGCTGATGACACCTAAAGGCAGaggatttatatatttactTCATCCCACACCAGAATTATGGACGATGTCTTTACCACATAGAACACAAATCGTTTATACACCAGATTCTAGTTATATAGTCCAACGGATGAGCGTTATTCCTGGTTCTAGGGTGATAGAAGCTGGAACAGGTTCGGGATCATTCACACATGCATTTGTGAGGACGATAGCACCAACAGGTAAGCTTTTCACATACGAGTTTCACAAGGAAAGATACGAACAAGCAGTTTCAGAGTTCAAAGAGCATAAGCTGCAAGAGTATCTGATATGCACCAATAGGGACGTTTGTGCAGACGGATTCGACATAGATGGAACAAGAATAGATGCCGAGGCAGTCTTTTTGGATCTTCCGTCTCCATGGGAAGCCATTCCTCATCTCAAGAGTGTAATTACCCATGAAACAGAGGCTAGAATATGCTGCTTTTCGCCATGTGTCGAGCAAGTTCTTAAAACCGTCACTGCCTTGCAAGAAAATGGATGGACAAAAATCGAAATGACTGAGGTGTCTTCTCTACTCTGGGAATCAAGAAAGGTGATGATCAGGGAGTTGGATGATGCCATCGAGAGACTCAAGGATGTGAAAAAGAGACAACTAGAAGGTATAGAATACATGAAGCAGATGGCTGTCAAGTATGGCTCCAATAAGCAAGCCAAAGTGCACAAACCTCGGAGCAAGAATAGAGACAGGGGATTTAATCCATTTGGAAAAGGCTTTCATATCATCGAGGGAGATGAGAACTATAAATGGTTTGATGTTTCTAAGGAGCAAAAGGAGATAAAGACTCATACCTCATATTTAACATTTGCTATCCATGTTCCACAGCTAGTTgttaatgatgaaaatatcgAAAAGCAGGAAACGGACACAGAAAAGGCCGATAAACTATAA
- the PRE6 gene encoding Proteasome subunit alpha type-4 (MEROPS:MER0004372): protein MSGYDSALSIFSPDGHVFQVEYALEAVKRGTCAVGVKGEEIVVLACERRTTLKLQDPRTTPSKINKIDNHVQLAFAGLSADARILIDKARVEAQSYRLTLEDPASIEYMTRYIAGVQQRYTQSGGTRPFGIATLVAGFDANDKTPRLYLTEPSGIYSAWKANSIGRSSKTVREFLEKNYDKRMQEKKENVGENEESTGLNDDETIRLAIEALLEVVQTGAKNIEICVMKPGKTRALTNEEISNVVKQIEDEKAAEEEKKKSHRRRD, encoded by the exons ATGAGTGGTTACGATAGTGCATTATCGATTTTCAG TCCGGATGGTCACGTGTTCCAGGTGGAATATGCCCTTGAGGCCGTTAAAAGAGGAACGTGCGCAGTTGGTGTTAAAGGTGAGGAAATTGTCGTGCTAGCATGTGAGAGAAGAACAACGTTAAAGCTTCAGGATCCAAGGACAACGCCATCgaaaatcaacaaaattgaCAATCACGTCCAGCTTGCATTTGCCGGATTGAGTGCGGATGCTCGTATTTTGATAGATAAGGCCAGAGTTGAAGCCCAGTCATACAGACTAACTTTAGAAGATCCAGCCAGTATTGAATATATGACAAGGTACATTGCCGGAGTTCAGCAGAGATACACGCAGAGTGGAGGTACGCGGCCTTTTGGTATTGCCACACTGGTTGCAGGATTCGATGCAAATGATAAAACGCCAAGGTTATATCTGACAGAACCTTCTGGAATATATTCGGCATGGAAAGCAAACTCGATAGGACGGAGTAGCAAGACCGTGAGGGAGTTTTTGGAGAAGAACTATGACAAGAGAatgcaggaaaaaaaggaaaatgtaGGAGAAAATGAGGAATCGACCGGTTTGAACGACGATGAGACGATTAGATTAGCAATTGAAGCATTGTTGGAGGTTGTGCAGACTGGTGCAAAGAATATAGAGATATGCGTTATGAAGCCGGGAAAGACCCGTGCATTAACCAATGAGGAAATCTCGAATGTCGTGAAGCAGATTGAGGACGAAAAGGCTGctgaggaggagaagaagaagagtcatagaagaagagattAG